One stretch of Geoalkalibacter ferrihydriticus DSM 17813 DNA includes these proteins:
- a CDS encoding TIGR04211 family SH3 domain-containing protein: MQLKICLSACLLCHLLMATVALAETRFVTDELTINLRRGMGNEYRILKMLPTGTPVEILERHGQYAKVREPAGTEGYVLTQFLTTETPKGQVAARLEKENARLLNELNRVKESYQDVDTQINQLQAEIDALEKARSEAESGFREFQHKYERLREDAGNVLKLQEERDHLKSENLALETEVIALREASSAALRTGMIRWFVAGAGVLFTGWILGSISRNKRKKSSLSW; this comes from the coding sequence ATGCAACTGAAAATCTGTTTGTCCGCTTGTCTCTTGTGTCATCTGCTCATGGCCACGGTCGCTTTGGCCGAAACCCGTTTTGTCACGGACGAATTGACGATTAATTTACGCCGGGGTATGGGAAATGAGTACCGGATTTTGAAGATGCTCCCAACCGGGACGCCCGTTGAGATCCTTGAAAGGCATGGCCAGTACGCCAAGGTCCGCGAACCGGCTGGAACCGAAGGTTATGTGCTCACCCAGTTTCTCACCACGGAAACTCCCAAGGGGCAGGTCGCTGCCCGCCTGGAAAAAGAAAATGCCCGTCTGCTCAACGAGCTTAACCGGGTGAAAGAGAGCTACCAGGATGTCGATACTCAGATCAACCAACTCCAAGCCGAGATCGACGCCCTGGAAAAAGCCCGAAGCGAGGCGGAAAGCGGCTTTAGAGAATTTCAGCACAAATACGAAAGGTTGCGTGAGGATGCCGGCAACGTTCTCAAGCTGCAAGAGGAGCGTGATCACCTGAAAAGTGAAAACCTGGCGCTGGAGACCGAAGTCATCGCCTTGCGCGAAGCGAGCAGCGCGGCTCTACGCACCGGCATGATCCGATGGTTCGTCGCCGGTGCCGGAGTTCTTTTCACGGGGTGGATCCTTGGCAGCATCTCGCGGAATAAGCGTAAAAAGTCTTCGCTGAGCTGGTGA
- the greB gene encoding transcription elongation factor GreB, whose amino-acid sequence MSIYMTPDCAEAMRAELRDLLYKKRPEMAKTAEWAASNGDRSENADYQYAKRALRRFDGRIRFLSKRLEAAQIIEPVSQAQVAGGRVLFGATVTVDEDGEEKAYSIVGVDETAPGRGVISWVSPLGKALLGKRVGDVVTFMTPKGERELELVKVEYVPIATGVLPPAEEDDGEAEES is encoded by the coding sequence ATGTCGATCTATATGACCCCCGATTGCGCCGAAGCGATGCGGGCCGAGTTGCGCGATCTGCTTTACAAGAAACGCCCGGAGATGGCCAAGACGGCCGAATGGGCCGCCAGTAACGGCGACCGCAGCGAAAACGCCGATTATCAGTATGCCAAACGGGCCCTGCGTCGTTTTGATGGGCGCATTCGTTTCCTGTCCAAACGTCTGGAAGCCGCGCAGATCATTGAGCCGGTGAGCCAGGCCCAGGTGGCGGGCGGTCGGGTGCTGTTCGGGGCCACGGTGACCGTCGACGAGGACGGGGAGGAGAAAGCCTACAGTATCGTCGGGGTCGACGAGACGGCCCCGGGGCGCGGGGTGATCAGTTGGGTATCGCCCCTCGGCAAGGCCCTGCTCGGCAAGCGGGTGGGCGATGTGGTGACCTTTATGACACCTAAGGGAGAGCGCGAGCTGGAACTCGTCAAGGTTGAATACGTGCCGATTGCTACCGGTGTCCTGCCGCCGGCTGAGGAGGACGACGGCGAAGCCGAGGAATCATGA
- a CDS encoding DUF3750 domain-containing protein — protein MRGPSQREKLPNKFFCCLLLFLLLSAGCTSSDRDWRTASRQSAGIAPDPGQTSEAILQVYAARAWGWRGWFAVHTWIATKRSTEPFYIVYEVIGWRENRGLPVLRIEKDAPDRYWFGEKPKLLADHRGDGVDALIEAVESAAASYPWPQTYRVFPGPNSNTFTAWVAREVPELELTLPFSAIGRGYAD, from the coding sequence ATGCGCGGTCCGTCGCAACGAGAAAAACTCCCGAATAAATTCTTCTGCTGTCTGTTGCTTTTCCTTCTGTTGTCGGCAGGCTGCACCTCCTCCGACCGGGATTGGCGCACCGCCAGCCGTCAGTCGGCCGGGATTGCTCCCGATCCTGGGCAGACCAGCGAGGCCATACTGCAGGTGTATGCTGCTCGCGCCTGGGGCTGGCGTGGGTGGTTTGCGGTTCACACCTGGATCGCCACCAAGCGCAGCACCGAGCCGTTCTACATCGTTTATGAGGTCATCGGTTGGCGTGAAAATCGAGGCTTGCCTGTTCTTCGCATCGAAAAGGACGCACCTGACCGGTACTGGTTCGGCGAAAAGCCAAAACTGCTGGCCGATCACCGGGGAGACGGCGTGGATGCTCTGATTGAGGCCGTGGAATCGGCGGCGGCTTCCTATCCCTGGCCCCAGACCTATCGGGTGTTTCCAGGTCCTAATAGCAACACCTTTACCGCCTGGGTCGCCAGGGAAGTTCCCGAACTCGAACTCACACTGCCTTTTTCCGCCATTGGCAGAGGGTATGCCGATTAG
- a CDS encoding VOC family protein — MNSSPSKKARAVGINHIALEVADIEAALEFFGSLFELKLRGRHDNMAFIDLGDQFINLSAGRSQGPDTARHFGLVVDDREAVRRAVEATGVKILPSQGLDFLDPWGNHVQVVEYQGIQFTKAPHILRGMAMEGLGKTQEALSELAQKGMVP; from the coding sequence ATGAATTCCTCTCCATCAAAAAAAGCCCGCGCGGTGGGCATCAATCACATCGCCCTGGAAGTTGCCGACATTGAGGCGGCCCTTGAATTCTTCGGCAGCCTGTTCGAGCTCAAGCTGCGTGGGCGTCACGACAACATGGCCTTCATCGACCTGGGCGATCAGTTCATAAACCTCTCCGCGGGGCGCAGCCAAGGCCCCGACACAGCACGACATTTCGGTCTGGTTGTCGATGATCGGGAAGCGGTGCGTAGAGCGGTCGAGGCGACGGGAGTTAAAATTCTACCCAGTCAGGGGCTTGATTTTCTTGATCCCTGGGGCAATCACGTGCAGGTCGTCGAATACCAGGGCATTCAGTTTACCAAGGCACCCCACATCCTGCGGGGCATGGCAATGGAGGGACTGGGAAAAACCCAGGAGGCCCTGTCTGAATTGGCGCAAAAAGGCATGGTGCCCTGA
- a CDS encoding calcium/sodium antiporter — protein sequence MMMPIIAVLFGLALLVWSADRFVEGAACTARHFGMSPLLIGMVIVGFGTSAPEMLVSALSAYQGNPGIALGNAYGSNITNIALILGIAALIRPLAVHSQVLRKELPILAGVTGLAAWQIWDGVISRADAWALLGVFAVLMTWTIRQGLQKQPDALGSQIAEQLEDHPLPLRRAGLWLVVGLVLLIVSSRILVWGAVKIAQGFGISDLIIGLTIVAVGTSLPELASTVMAARRGEHDLALGNILGSNLFNTLAVVGIAGMIHPMAVGPDVLVRDLLVMAVLTLSLFALGYGFRGIGRINRFEGAALLLSYVAYVVYLVVGVAGS from the coding sequence ATGATGATGCCGATTATTGCGGTTCTTTTCGGCTTGGCGCTTCTTGTCTGGAGCGCGGATCGCTTCGTCGAGGGCGCGGCGTGCACGGCGCGTCATTTCGGCATGTCGCCGCTGTTGATCGGCATGGTAATCGTCGGATTCGGTACCTCCGCGCCTGAGATGCTGGTTTCGGCACTCTCTGCCTATCAAGGTAATCCGGGGATTGCCCTCGGCAATGCCTATGGTTCAAACATCACCAATATCGCCTTGATCCTGGGGATCGCGGCCTTGATCCGGCCCCTTGCCGTTCATTCGCAGGTGCTGCGCAAGGAATTACCGATCTTGGCGGGCGTCACGGGTTTGGCCGCCTGGCAGATCTGGGACGGTGTAATCAGCCGTGCGGATGCCTGGGCACTGTTGGGCGTATTTGCCGTGCTGATGACCTGGACCATCCGGCAGGGGTTGCAGAAACAGCCGGATGCCCTGGGGAGCCAGATCGCGGAACAACTCGAAGACCATCCGCTGCCTTTGAGGCGTGCCGGTCTGTGGCTTGTCGTCGGTCTGGTTCTTTTGATTGTCAGCTCCCGAATTCTGGTCTGGGGCGCGGTCAAAATCGCCCAGGGCTTCGGCATCAGCGATCTGATTATCGGCTTGACCATTGTGGCCGTCGGTACCTCACTGCCTGAGCTGGCCTCAACCGTCATGGCCGCGCGTAGGGGTGAGCACGATCTTGCCTTGGGCAATATCCTCGGCTCCAACCTGTTCAATACCCTGGCGGTCGTGGGGATCGCCGGCATGATTCATCCGATGGCGGTCGGTCCGGACGTTCTTGTGCGTGACCTGCTGGTGATGGCGGTGTTGACCCTGTCGCTTTTTGCCCTTGGCTACGGGTTTCGCGGCATCGGCCGCATCAACCGCTTTGAAGGCGCAGCACTGCTTTTGAGCTATGTTGCCTATGTGGTTTATTTGGTGGTGGGTGTTGCCGGCAGTTGA
- a CDS encoding glycosyltransferase produces the protein MLLWLGVALLMVYLLIGFEVGAGGRKIRFLRDIAPIDAENAPPVTIIAAARNEERNIRAALQSLLRLNYPHYQILVVNDRSTDRTGTILEEMAKDDHRLEVLHVSELPAGWLGKNHALWEAGCRARGALLLFTDADVVLAPDVLSRAVSCLQQEGLDHLAATPEVRMPGTILNMLGLTFGFFLGLFTRPWKAADPKSHCHIGIGAFNLVRAAAYRQVGGHRAIALRPDDDLKLGKIIKKGGFRQQLVYGNGLIAVEWYASVREMVIGLEKNIFAGFDYRLGLAVGAVVFQLVAGLWPYLALLLTTGPTFAVYAATVVVISLIVADGARLHGYSPWYALGFPLTVGLLAFIIVRTLICTLSRGGIYWRGTFYPLCELRKNRV, from the coding sequence ATGCTGCTGTGGCTTGGCGTTGCATTACTGATGGTTTATTTGCTCATCGGTTTCGAGGTTGGCGCCGGTGGGCGGAAAATCCGCTTTTTGCGCGATATCGCCCCCATTGATGCCGAAAATGCTCCACCGGTGACGATCATTGCCGCAGCGCGCAATGAGGAGCGCAACATCCGCGCGGCGCTTCAATCGCTGCTTCGTCTCAATTATCCCCATTACCAGATCCTTGTCGTCAATGATCGATCCACCGACCGGACCGGGACGATTCTCGAAGAAATGGCCAAGGATGATCATCGCTTGGAAGTCCTGCATGTCAGCGAGCTTCCAGCCGGCTGGTTGGGGAAAAACCACGCGCTGTGGGAGGCCGGCTGCCGCGCCCGCGGCGCGTTGCTGCTTTTTACCGATGCTGATGTCGTGTTGGCTCCTGACGTTTTGTCCCGTGCCGTCAGCTGTTTGCAGCAAGAAGGGCTCGACCATCTGGCGGCCACGCCTGAAGTCCGCATGCCGGGCACCATTCTCAACATGCTCGGCCTGACTTTCGGGTTTTTCCTCGGACTTTTCACCCGACCCTGGAAAGCCGCCGACCCCAAAAGCCACTGCCACATCGGCATCGGCGCCTTCAATCTGGTGCGAGCCGCCGCCTATCGCCAGGTCGGTGGCCACCGCGCCATCGCCCTGCGCCCCGACGACGATCTCAAGCTCGGCAAGATTATAAAAAAGGGCGGTTTTCGCCAGCAGTTGGTCTATGGCAACGGACTCATCGCGGTTGAGTGGTACGCCAGTGTCCGTGAAATGGTCATCGGCTTGGAGAAGAACATCTTCGCCGGGTTCGATTACCGGCTTGGACTTGCTGTGGGTGCCGTGGTTTTTCAGCTGGTGGCCGGCCTTTGGCCTTATCTGGCCTTGCTCCTCACCACGGGCCCCACTTTCGCGGTTTATGCGGCGACGGTGGTGGTCATCAGCCTGATTGTCGCCGACGGCGCCCGTTTGCACGGCTACAGTCCCTGGTACGCTCTGGGCTTTCCCCTGACCGTGGGGCTTCTTGCCTTTATTATCGTCCGCACCCTGATCTGCACTCTGAGCAGAGGGGGCATCTACTGGCGCGGCACCTTCTATCCGCTCTGCGAACTGCGCAAAAATCGGGTTTGA
- the lexA gene encoding transcriptional repressor LexA yields the protein MSPLTPKQKALLDFIVAFTEREGYPPSQQEIAKSFGFRSLGTVQNYLVRLEREGVLAKDWNAKRGLRVLQPQAPPRALELPLAGIVAAGKPIEAVSNPDTIEVPASMVGAGENFVLRVQGDSMVGDGILDGDFVVVRKQPHAESGQTVVALIRGEATVKRLVRKADHIELHPANPTMQPLVVSGEEDFRIEGVVVGLIRHCQ from the coding sequence ATGAGTCCCCTGACGCCCAAACAAAAAGCTCTGCTCGATTTCATCGTCGCCTTTACCGAGCGCGAGGGATATCCGCCCTCGCAGCAGGAGATCGCCAAATCCTTCGGCTTTCGCTCCCTGGGCACGGTGCAGAATTATCTGGTGCGCCTGGAGCGCGAAGGCGTCCTGGCCAAGGACTGGAACGCCAAGCGCGGCCTGCGGGTGCTGCAACCCCAGGCGCCGCCTCGGGCGCTGGAGTTGCCCCTGGCGGGGATCGTCGCCGCGGGCAAGCCCATTGAGGCGGTAAGCAACCCGGACACCATTGAGGTGCCGGCCTCCATGGTCGGCGCCGGCGAGAATTTCGTGCTGCGGGTGCAGGGCGACTCCATGGTCGGCGACGGCATCCTCGACGGTGACTTCGTGGTCGTGCGCAAGCAACCCCACGCCGAATCGGGGCAGACCGTGGTCGCCCTGATTCGCGGCGAGGCCACCGTCAAGCGTTTGGTGCGTAAAGCCGATCACATCGAACTGCATCCGGCCAATCCGACCATGCAGCCCCTGGTGGTTTCCGGCGAGGAGGATTTTCGCATCGAGGGCGTGGTGGTCGGACTTATCCGCCATTGCCAGTAA
- a CDS encoding DNA polymerase IV, translating to MERDILHLVVPAFAISLARVIDASLRERPVAIAAAHSGRALLQCVSREAAAEGLREGMPVHHARRLCPALSLLSPDPQLLARGSRALHRLVCDYTPLVEPNAGGRLFLDLTGCRRLLGPGRDVAARLEKDLERRLRLTGTVGVAGNKLVARIAAGCLERPGVCDVLRGAERSFIGPLPVAVLPGIGPARQAALLQDLNLRVVQELAALSLAQLRLAVGPFAPLLHQRANGIDPSPVCLPQKAPEVIEESFLDQEDNDDAVLLAELCRLVEACGQRLRRMGQAAGQLTLYLSYADGVNSKRSVVLPAPRDHDLELYAAAEPLFVAACERRVRVKGLRLECARLGAAAAQLDLFAPAGLAPRHISLQQAIDQVRDKYGMAAVRRGRTLCA from the coding sequence ATGGAGCGCGACATCCTGCACCTGGTCGTCCCGGCTTTTGCCATTTCCCTGGCGCGGGTCATCGATGCGTCCCTGCGCGAGCGCCCCGTAGCCATCGCTGCCGCCCATTCAGGGCGGGCCCTGCTGCAATGCGTTTCGCGCGAGGCGGCGGCCGAGGGACTGCGCGAAGGCATGCCCGTGCATCACGCGCGTCGTCTCTGTCCCGCACTAAGTCTGCTGTCCCCCGATCCGCAACTGCTCGCGCGCGGCAGCCGGGCCCTGCATCGGCTGGTTTGCGACTACACGCCGCTCGTTGAACCGAATGCCGGCGGTCGGTTGTTTCTTGATCTCACCGGTTGCCGGCGCCTGCTCGGGCCGGGCCGCGACGTGGCCGCACGCCTGGAAAAAGATCTGGAGCGGCGCCTGCGCCTGACCGGCACTGTCGGCGTGGCGGGCAACAAGCTGGTGGCGCGCATCGCCGCCGGGTGTCTGGAGCGCCCCGGAGTGTGCGACGTGCTGCGCGGCGCCGAGCGCAGTTTTATCGGGCCGCTGCCGGTGGCGGTTTTGCCGGGCATCGGCCCGGCGCGGCAGGCGGCGCTGCTGCAGGATCTCAATCTACGTGTCGTGCAGGAGCTTGCCGCTCTTTCTCTGGCGCAATTGCGCCTTGCCGTCGGGCCCTTTGCGCCGTTGCTGCACCAACGGGCCAACGGTATCGACCCCAGCCCGGTGTGCCTGCCGCAAAAAGCGCCCGAAGTGATCGAGGAAAGCTTTCTGGACCAGGAAGACAACGACGATGCGGTGCTGCTCGCCGAACTCTGTCGCCTGGTGGAAGCCTGCGGCCAGCGCCTGCGTCGCATGGGACAGGCGGCCGGGCAGCTCACGCTGTATCTCTCTTATGCCGATGGGGTAAACAGCAAACGCAGTGTGGTGCTGCCTGCGCCCCGGGATCATGACCTGGAGTTGTATGCCGCCGCCGAGCCGCTGTTTGTTGCGGCCTGCGAGAGACGGGTGCGGGTCAAGGGGCTGCGCCTGGAGTGCGCGCGGTTGGGTGCAGCGGCTGCGCAGCTCGATCTGTTTGCGCCGGCGGGTCTCGCCCCCCGTCACATTTCTTTGCAGCAGGCCATTGATCAGGTGCGCGACAAATACGGCATGGCGGCCGTGCGGCGCGGCCGCACCTTGTGCGCATGA
- a CDS encoding DNA polymerase III subunit alpha, whose protein sequence is MSYAALHVHSAFSPQWGVRSVEDICAAARALGLRHLALTDRNGLYGVPHFLEVAKAHGLLPLIGAETVKGGQRAVLLARDAEGYANLCRLLSDLHCRADFDLAQSLCVLRRGLTVLSDDAAVLMPLRRQSRANLYVELSPGHQMHRALALSRELGLPPVATSRAVLLEPQDYEIHRVLRAIALNTKLSRLSPDELAGEGDRLLSPQHLADFFPHCPQALDNTLVVAADCRSDWDFSASIFPAFRGLADGEAFAALELRARQGALWRYGQMNVRIEERLCKELSLIRDKGFAHYFLVVEELVRQSPRTCGRGSAAASLVAYCLGITHVDPIAYNLFFERFLNEGRLDPPDIDIDFPWDERDAVLDFAFQRYGARRAAMVANQVKFKGRSSLREVAKVFGFQEDEIKTLTARLSGYCTAGRTAAAIARDPQFKGEALSDDWQQVLRLAQRLDGQLRHLSLHCGGLVVVPDEIRRYVPVEVAAKGLPLIQWEKDQAEAAGLVKIDILGNRSLAVIRDALAAVKRHTGREIDYATWQPLDDERTRQLLRSGGTMGCFYIESPATRQLLKRMFGERQVTEAADLFEHLVMASSIIRPAANVFIREFVARMRGKAWTPLHPLLDEVLNETYGLAVYQEQITQVAMALADFSAFEGDQLRKIISKKHKAQTLRDYHEKFLAGGRKKCIDGQILGKVWAQILSFSGYSFCKPHSASYALVSCKSAWLKANYPAEFMAAVISNQGGFYSPLAYLSEARRMGLEVLPPDINAGDHPYIGQGRELRVGFMQIQGLSGAAVKALLAARTQGGEFVSFRDFLRRVRMDIADTRLLIKAGCFDALEGKERRPALLWELLGHRHAAPASSASLFDEPALELPTPPAYADKQVLAQELETLGLLASCHPLVLHRGEIARLKPVFACRMAEWSKRYITMIGWWVTGKTVQDKDGRPMEFVSFEDTTGIFDATFFPQAYARFCRKLSRLRPYVLKGKVEEEFGVTTLTVEWVGFLEKKE, encoded by the coding sequence ATGAGCTACGCGGCTCTGCACGTCCACTCGGCCTTTTCTCCCCAGTGGGGAGTGCGCTCGGTGGAGGATATCTGCGCCGCGGCCCGCGCTCTGGGTCTCAGGCACCTGGCCCTGACCGACCGCAATGGGCTCTACGGTGTGCCGCATTTTCTTGAGGTCGCCAAGGCACACGGCCTGCTCCCGCTCATCGGCGCCGAAACCGTCAAGGGCGGGCAGCGCGCGGTGTTGCTGGCCCGCGATGCTGAAGGCTATGCCAATCTCTGCCGCCTGTTGTCCGATCTGCATTGCCGCGCGGATTTCGATCTGGCGCAAAGCCTCTGCGTCTTGCGGCGTGGGCTGACGGTGCTCAGCGACGATGCGGCGGTGCTCATGCCCCTGCGCCGGCAGAGCCGCGCGAATCTTTATGTGGAACTCTCCCCCGGACATCAGATGCATCGCGCCCTGGCGTTGTCGCGTGAACTGGGTCTGCCGCCGGTGGCCACCAGTCGTGCGGTGCTGCTCGAGCCGCAGGATTATGAAATTCATCGGGTGTTGCGCGCCATTGCCCTCAACACCAAGCTCAGCCGTCTCTCGCCTGACGAACTGGCGGGGGAGGGCGACCGATTGCTCTCGCCGCAACATTTGGCCGATTTTTTCCCTCATTGTCCGCAAGCCTTGGACAATACCCTGGTCGTCGCCGCGGACTGCCGCAGCGACTGGGACTTCTCCGCCTCGATCTTTCCCGCCTTTCGCGGCCTGGCGGATGGCGAGGCATTTGCCGCGCTGGAACTCAGGGCCCGTCAGGGCGCGCTGTGGCGCTACGGGCAAATGAATGTACGCATCGAAGAGCGGCTGTGCAAGGAGCTCAGCCTCATTCGCGACAAGGGTTTTGCCCATTACTTTCTGGTCGTCGAAGAGCTCGTTCGGCAGTCGCCGCGCACTTGTGGGCGGGGCAGTGCCGCCGCATCCCTGGTTGCTTATTGCCTTGGGATTACTCACGTTGATCCAATAGCTTACAATCTTTTCTTCGAGCGATTTCTTAACGAAGGGCGGCTTGACCCGCCGGATATCGATATCGATTTTCCCTGGGATGAGCGCGACGCCGTCCTTGATTTCGCTTTCCAGCGCTACGGCGCGCGGCGCGCGGCAATGGTGGCCAACCAGGTAAAATTCAAGGGGCGCTCCTCCCTGCGCGAGGTAGCCAAAGTCTTTGGCTTTCAGGAGGACGAGATCAAGACTCTGACCGCGCGTCTCTCCGGTTACTGCACGGCGGGCCGGACCGCCGCGGCCATCGCCCGCGATCCCCAGTTCAAAGGCGAAGCCCTGAGCGACGACTGGCAGCAGGTGCTGCGCCTGGCGCAGCGTCTCGATGGCCAATTGCGCCACCTCTCTCTGCACTGCGGCGGCCTGGTGGTGGTGCCCGACGAAATCCGCCGCTATGTGCCGGTGGAGGTGGCGGCCAAGGGCCTGCCGCTGATTCAATGGGAAAAAGATCAGGCCGAAGCCGCCGGACTGGTCAAGATCGACATTCTCGGCAATCGCTCTCTGGCGGTAATCCGCGATGCCCTGGCGGCTGTCAAACGGCACACGGGCCGCGAAATTGATTACGCCACCTGGCAACCGCTGGACGATGAGCGTACCCGGCAGCTACTGCGCTCCGGCGGGACCATGGGCTGTTTCTACATCGAATCGCCCGCCACCCGGCAACTGCTCAAGCGCATGTTCGGCGAGCGGCAGGTGACAGAGGCGGCCGATCTTTTCGAGCACCTGGTCATGGCCTCGTCGATCATCCGCCCGGCGGCCAATGTCTTTATCCGCGAATTCGTCGCACGCATGCGCGGGAAGGCCTGGACCCCTCTGCATCCCTTGCTCGATGAGGTGTTGAACGAGACCTACGGCCTGGCCGTCTATCAGGAGCAGATCACTCAGGTGGCCATGGCGCTGGCCGACTTTTCAGCCTTCGAGGGCGATCAGTTGCGCAAGATCATCAGCAAAAAGCACAAGGCGCAAACCCTCAGGGATTACCACGAGAAATTTCTGGCCGGCGGACGCAAGAAGTGCATCGACGGCCAAATCCTGGGCAAGGTCTGGGCGCAGATTCTCTCCTTTTCCGGCTATTCCTTCTGCAAACCGCATTCGGCCTCTTACGCCCTGGTCAGCTGCAAATCCGCCTGGCTCAAGGCCAATTACCCGGCGGAATTCATGGCGGCGGTGATCTCCAATCAGGGCGGCTTCTACAGCCCCTTGGCTTATCTGTCCGAGGCGCGGCGCATGGGCCTTGAGGTTCTGCCGCCGGACATCAACGCCGGCGATCATCCCTACATCGGGCAGGGCAGAGAGCTGCGGGTCGGGTTTATGCAGATTCAGGGGCTTTCGGGCGCCGCCGTCAAGGCGCTGCTCGCCGCGCGCACCCAGGGTGGGGAATTCGTCAGTTTTCGCGACTTTCTCAGGCGGGTGCGCATGGACATCGCCGATACGCGGTTGCTGATCAAAGCGGGATGTTTTGATGCGCTGGAGGGTAAGGAGCGACGCCCGGCCCTGCTTTGGGAGTTGTTGGGGCACCGGCACGCAGCCCCCGCGTCAAGCGCCTCGCTGTTTGATGAGCCAGCGCTGGAACTGCCGACGCCGCCGGCCTACGCTGACAAGCAGGTGCTGGCCCAGGAACTCGAAACCCTGGGCCTGCTCGCGTCCTGTCATCCCTTGGTGCTTCATCGAGGCGAGATTGCGCGACTCAAGCCGGTGTTCGCCTGTCGCATGGCTGAGTGGAGCAAGCGCTACATCACTATGATCGGCTGGTGGGTGACGGGAAAGACGGTGCAGGACAAAGACGGCCGGCCCATGGAATTCGTCTCTTTTGAGGATACGACGGGTATCTTCGACGCGACCTTTTTCCCTCAGGCCTATGCGCGGTTCTGCCGCAAGCTCTCGCGCCTGCGTCCCTATGTGCTCAAGGGCAAGGTCGAGGAGGAGTTCGGTGTGACGACCCTGACGGTGGAGTGGGTAGGCTTTCTGGAGAAAAAAGAGTAA